The segment TTTATTGATGAAGAGGTAAGTATAGAACTCAATTTATATTGTGTACATTCAATTTATTATGCAGATTCAATtctcttaaaaataattattttaccaACTTATCTTATAAGCTTCTACAATAATTAGTTATTAATCTATTTTTGCAAAACCTATATACTAAATCTTTAATAAATAGATGTATATTAAGAAAATCCAACATCCATggctattatatatattcacaagaagaattATGGAAGACACTGACATTTCTCATTGTTCTAGGGCTCAACAATACATGCAATTGTTCGGAAAAATCAAGCACGAACTTTTAGACCACAATTGCTTGAAGGCCGTGTTTATACCGTCAAGAATTTCAGGGTGGAGAGTACTAAAGGCGAGTTTCGACCCATGCACAATGATATCAGAATTTGGTTCATGACCATTACTACAAACATGGAGTCCAATGAAGATATGAACTCAATCCAAAAATACTGCTTTGAGTTTGCTGACTATGACCAAATACAGAACCAATGTTACAACTACACATATTTAATAGGTAAATACAAATCTGCAACTATTTCACAACTCCTCTAATATAGCTGTATCCTAATTTAATGATTCAAAATAACCTAACTACAAAATTGCATATAAATAGATGTTGTTGGAAAGTTGGTAGCAGTTGGAAATGTTGAAGAGCCTCAAGTTAATGGCGCACCAAGAAAATTGCGCAACCTACAATTGCTTTTGAAAGAGTAAGACacaattttttatgtgatattGATGtcattatatgtttatatagaaaaatcaattataaataaaaaaaattactaataacaaaaaaaatcatcaatgatTTAAACTATACCAGGGGAAAAGAAATTAGGCTTTCACTATGGGGAACAAGTGTTTGGCAAATCGATGAAGACGTATATAAGAACAATCCAGGACCTTTTGTCTTAATTGCAACTTCGACTATTGTCAAATCATTTGGAGGTAAGTCTAACTAAATAATGTTTCCAACTATCAATTTTAATGTACTTAGTACTGCTATCAAGTTAATAACTATATTGGTTACTAATCTTAGGCCATAAATTTTACACTGAGAAATGTAAtc is part of the Quercus robur chromosome 9, dhQueRobu3.1, whole genome shotgun sequence genome and harbors:
- the LOC126701206 gene encoding replication protein A 70 kDa DNA-binding subunit D-like, translated to MAMCWTPLSKISTDRDNWTIKVRVLRMWDAINTKNNEFISLDMIFIDEEGSTIHAIVRKNQARTFRPQLLEGRVYTVKNFRVESTKGEFRPMHNDIRIWFMTITTNMESNEDMNSIQKYCFEFADYDQIQNQCYNYTYLIDVVGKLVAVGNVEEPQVNGAPRKLRNLQLLLKEGKEIRLSLWGTSVWQIDEDVYKNNPGPFVLIATSTIVKSFGGKFSLSSTSATKVHLNLEIPEDGFENYTVAKIFDAPSNEKKIPMQSLSDNKSATVNFVRSSQESSSAISSMINTNDATKGENDKSSQIEQIRIDQTSNVEDEETDDDNIPINMLYKR